A genome region from Natronobeatus ordinarius includes the following:
- a CDS encoding phosphatase PAP2 family protein, producing MTGSTLESVLFDESTNEAIRSALPDHAITFLELVTHLGDGATLVILATLLYWFGAESRQRKRALVIAIGVGALAISAGMKGIFVRPRPELAFAPENYPGYSFPSAHALGAAAFYGALAAVADTGSRRQRYAVAGTIIGLVAFSRVVIGVHYLGDVVVGVVIGLLFVALVIRDDEPEPGFVFALAGVIAAGSFALGSTEYTTLTIGASVGATLAWTAVDGRLTRPHGASILLLAYLCLPVVIALRAASLLWGLHWSVEIVGYAAATGAIIVVPVVAERLNDWPPVEWLQERLPFRGRTIDPTDRRST from the coding sequence ATGACAGGGTCGACGCTCGAGAGCGTCCTGTTCGACGAGTCGACGAACGAGGCGATTCGGTCGGCGCTACCCGACCACGCGATCACGTTCCTCGAACTCGTCACCCACCTCGGCGACGGCGCGACGCTGGTGATCCTGGCGACGCTGCTGTACTGGTTCGGCGCCGAGTCCCGCCAGCGAAAGCGGGCGCTCGTGATCGCGATCGGGGTCGGCGCGCTCGCGATCAGCGCCGGGATGAAAGGGATCTTCGTGCGGCCGCGTCCGGAGCTGGCGTTCGCTCCCGAAAACTATCCGGGCTACAGCTTTCCGAGCGCTCACGCGCTCGGGGCGGCGGCCTTCTACGGCGCGCTGGCCGCCGTCGCTGACACCGGGAGCCGACGGCAGCGGTACGCGGTTGCCGGAACGATCATCGGCCTCGTGGCGTTCTCGCGGGTCGTCATCGGCGTCCACTACCTCGGCGACGTCGTCGTCGGCGTGGTGATCGGCCTGCTGTTCGTCGCGCTCGTCATCCGGGACGACGAGCCCGAGCCCGGCTTCGTGTTCGCGCTCGCGGGTGTGATCGCCGCCGGCTCGTTCGCCCTCGGTTCGACCGAGTACACGACGTTGACGATCGGCGCTTCGGTCGGCGCGACACTCGCCTGGACGGCCGTCGACGGTCGCCTGACCAGGCCGCACGGGGCGTCGATCCTCCTGCTCGCGTACCTCTGTCTGCCGGTCGTGATCGCGCTCCGGGCGGCGTCGCTCCTCTGGGGGCTCCACTGGAGCGTCGAAATCGTTGGCTATGCGGCCGCGACGGGTGCGATCATCGTCGTTCCCGTCGTCGCCGAACGGCTCAACGATTGGCCACCGGTCGAGTGGCTACAGGAGCGACTTCCCTTCCGCGGCCGCACGATCGATCCGACCGACCGACGATCGACGTAG
- a CDS encoding aminopeptidase: MSELRAPAETAVYQCLNLEEGESCVIVTDDERLPIGEALYEVASERTDDAVIVRYPPGETHGGEPPAPVAAAMAGGDVVLAPTTKSLSHTRARTDANEAGARVATLPGITEEVFTTGLDADYESIAAHCDDVREQVDDAEEIRVTTDRGTDITFEVGDRAFLSDTGIVHEPGQMSNLPAGEVFVSPETANGTFVVDGTMRPHGLLEDDQELTFEVEDGLVTHISDDEIRETVENAAEEVGEAAYNLAELGIGTNVAVTELVGSVLLDEKAAGTVHIAIGDDAGIGGDVEAPIHLDGILREPTVLADGVEVELPRAE, translated from the coding sequence ATGAGCGAGCTCCGTGCGCCGGCCGAGACGGCCGTGTACCAGTGTCTGAACCTCGAGGAGGGAGAATCCTGTGTCATCGTCACTGACGACGAGCGCCTGCCGATCGGCGAGGCGTTGTACGAGGTGGCGAGCGAGCGCACCGACGACGCCGTGATCGTCCGGTACCCGCCGGGGGAGACCCACGGCGGCGAGCCGCCGGCGCCGGTTGCCGCGGCGATGGCCGGCGGCGACGTCGTCCTCGCGCCGACGACGAAGAGTCTGAGTCACACGCGCGCCCGAACGGACGCGAACGAGGCGGGTGCCCGCGTCGCCACCCTCCCCGGCATCACCGAGGAGGTGTTCACGACGGGGCTCGACGCCGACTACGAGTCGATCGCAGCCCACTGCGACGACGTCCGCGAGCAGGTCGACGACGCCGAGGAGATCCGCGTCACGACCGACAGGGGTACCGACATCACGTTCGAGGTCGGCGACCGGGCGTTCCTCTCGGACACCGGCATCGTCCACGAGCCCGGTCAGATGTCGAACCTCCCCGCCGGCGAGGTGTTCGTCAGCCCCGAGACCGCCAACGGCACGTTCGTCGTCGACGGGACGATGCGCCCGCACGGGTTGCTCGAGGACGACCAGGAGCTCACCTTCGAGGTCGAAGACGGCCTCGTCACGCACATCTCGGACGACGAGATCCGCGAGACGGTCGAGAACGCGGCCGAGGAAGTGGGTGAGGCGGCGTACAACCTCGCCGAACTCGGCATCGGGACGAACGTCGCCGTCACCGAGCTCGTGGGGAGCGTCTTACTCGACGAGAAGGCCGCTGGCACCGTCCACATCGCGATCGGCGACGACGCGGGCATCGGCGGCGACGTCGAGGCGCCGATTCACCTGGATGGCATCCTCCGCGAGCCGACGGTGCTCGCCGACGGCGTGGAAGTCGAGCTCCCGCGAGCGGAGTAG
- the crcB gene encoding fluoride efflux transporter CrcB, protein MTALAVLIGPWLAALSTIPLEPEPAHLVGTGGALGAVARHLVYRHVTWEELPAATLTVNVLGSFLFGLLVFAGASESTTLLLGVGFCGSFTTFSSFSVETVQLWERGDQRLALTNALANLLVSLVAIGLAWLLVAAV, encoded by the coding sequence GTGACCGCTCTCGCTGTGCTGATCGGTCCGTGGCTGGCCGCCCTCTCGACGATCCCGCTCGAGCCCGAACCCGCTCACCTCGTCGGGACGGGCGGGGCGCTTGGAGCCGTCGCACGCCATCTGGTCTACCGACACGTCACCTGGGAGGAGCTTCCGGCAGCGACGCTCACGGTCAACGTACTCGGGAGCTTTCTCTTCGGCCTGCTCGTCTTCGCCGGCGCGAGCGAGTCGACGACGCTCCTGCTGGGCGTCGGCTTCTGTGGCTCGTTCACCACCTTCTCGTCGTTCTCCGTCGAGACGGTCCAGCTCTGGGAACGCGGCGACCAGCGGCTCGCGCTCACGAACGCGCTCGCGAACCTCCTCGTCTCGCTCGTGGCCATCGGGCTGGCGTGGCTGCTCGTCGCCGCCGTCTGA
- a CDS encoding SDR family oxidoreductase, with translation MALLSGEAAVVTGGSSGIGRSIARTFAEHGADVVVADVVEKPRDDGTPTHELIREETDAEATFVDCDVTNRADLEAAADAADSFGGLSVMVNNAGIVGPVGPITDLDPDEYDRLREINIDGVLTGCQVAAERLIDRGDGGSIVNMSSVAGMVGYANIAPYSLAKGGIRSLTYSLAAELGPHGIRVNAVHPGVIETEMTRADFPIVGTEEGEALEETNPLRRLGRPEDVANVVTFLSSDLAGYVTAESIVVDGGDLHTA, from the coding sequence ATGGCACTACTCAGTGGAGAGGCCGCCGTCGTCACCGGTGGCTCGAGTGGAATCGGCCGTTCGATCGCCCGGACGTTCGCCGAACACGGTGCGGACGTCGTCGTCGCCGACGTCGTCGAGAAACCGCGCGACGACGGGACGCCGACGCACGAACTGATCCGCGAGGAGACCGACGCCGAGGCGACGTTCGTCGACTGCGACGTCACCAACCGTGCGGACCTCGAGGCGGCCGCCGACGCGGCCGACTCGTTCGGCGGGCTGTCCGTGATGGTGAACAATGCGGGGATCGTCGGCCCCGTCGGACCGATCACCGACCTCGACCCCGACGAGTACGACCGCCTCCGTGAGATCAACATCGACGGCGTCCTCACGGGCTGTCAGGTAGCCGCCGAGCGGCTGATCGACCGGGGCGACGGCGGGAGCATCGTCAACATGTCGAGCGTCGCGGGGATGGTCGGGTACGCGAACATCGCACCGTACAGCCTCGCGAAGGGCGGCATTCGGTCGTTGACGTACTCGCTGGCCGCGGAACTCGGTCCCCACGGGATTCGGGTCAACGCCGTCCACCCGGGCGTCATCGAGACCGAGATGACCCGCGCCGACTTCCCGATCGTCGGCACCGAAGAGGGCGAGGCGCTCGAGGAGACGAACCCGCTTCGGCGGCTCGGCCGGCCCGAAGACGTCGCGAACGTCGTCACCTTCCTCTCGAGTGACCTCGCGGGCTACGTCACCGCGGAGTCGATCGTCGTCGACGGCGGCGACCTGCACACTGCCTGA
- a CDS encoding N-acyl homoserine lactonase family protein: protein MTVTSLYRLNTAEWTLDYSAATQLQQPGEPYPGWCPCYLLEHPEGLVLFDTGVSREMAADPTTYGPNGAPHMVELLETLDLEVGQSPTDHLAALGYVPDDVDYVVLSHLHTDHAGNIDSFPDAEFIVQKAELRYAFWPDGVQSLFYLEGDFSPLRSHEYDVTAITGEYDLFGDGSVVAFPTPGHTPGHQSLAVDLESSTVILAADVANSRPGYENGLVASFAWSLEASLESIQTVRDRARLTDADVIVHHDPADQERLPDPPEALR, encoded by the coding sequence GTGACAGTTACCAGCCTCTATCGCCTGAACACCGCCGAGTGGACCCTCGATTACAGCGCCGCGACGCAGCTCCAGCAGCCGGGTGAGCCCTACCCCGGCTGGTGTCCGTGTTATTTGCTCGAGCACCCCGAGGGACTCGTCCTCTTCGACACGGGGGTTAGCCGCGAGATGGCGGCCGACCCGACGACGTACGGCCCGAACGGCGCGCCGCACATGGTCGAGTTGCTCGAGACGCTCGACCTCGAGGTCGGCCAATCGCCGACCGACCACCTCGCGGCGCTGGGCTACGTACCCGACGACGTCGACTACGTGGTACTCTCACACCTTCACACCGATCACGCGGGGAACATCGACTCGTTCCCCGACGCCGAGTTTATCGTCCAGAAGGCGGAACTGCGGTACGCGTTCTGGCCCGACGGCGTCCAGTCGCTGTTCTATCTCGAGGGCGACTTCTCGCCGCTTCGGAGCCACGAGTACGACGTGACTGCGATCACGGGCGAGTACGACCTCTTCGGCGACGGCAGCGTCGTCGCGTTCCCGACGCCGGGACACACCCCCGGCCACCAGTCGCTCGCGGTCGACCTCGAGTCGTCGACCGTGATCCTCGCCGCCGACGTCGCCAACAGCCGGCCGGGCTACGAGAACGGCCTCGTCGCGTCGTTCGCCTGGTCGCTCGAGGCCTCGCTCGAGTCCATCCAGACGGTTCGCGACCGGGCGCGGCTGACCGACGCCGACGTGATCGTCCACCACGACCCCGCAGACCAGGAGCGGCTGCCCGACCCGCCCGAGGCGCTCAGGTGA
- a CDS encoding CrcB family protein, producing MSDAHPLARLETIALVAIGGFAGSNLRFFALGHLTEVQAVLVANVLGSLLLGFIVYEAQYTGIVDPTAGVVLTTGFLSSLTTYSTFAVQTALATGLLGTGAIVAANYGLGFAGVLVGRGLARRIGRQGDRP from the coding sequence ATGTCCGACGCCCACCCCCTCGCCCGACTCGAGACGATCGCCCTGGTCGCCATCGGCGGCTTCGCCGGTTCGAACCTCCGCTTTTTCGCGCTCGGACACCTCACCGAGGTGCAGGCCGTCCTGGTCGCGAACGTCCTCGGGAGCCTCCTGCTGGGATTCATCGTCTACGAGGCGCAGTACACCGGGATCGTCGACCCCACGGCCGGCGTCGTCCTCACGACGGGCTTTCTCTCCTCGTTAACGACCTACAGCACGTTCGCCGTCCAGACGGCGCTCGCGACGGGCCTGCTCGGCACGGGTGCGATCGTCGCCGCGAACTACGGACTCGGCTTCGCGGGCGTCCTCGTCGGTCGCGGGCTCGCCCGCCGAATCGGCCGCCAGGGTGATCGGCCGTGA
- a CDS encoding AMP-dependent synthetase/ligase, with amino-acid sequence MDWREAEREYTDEVIGETTLGRLFEDAADRHVNEPAQRYKGGIYDRSLTESILPAAPAGEFHAVSYGEMRDVVRKLAAGFRDLGLETGDRVGIYANTRMEWAQTDFALLAAGGIVTTVYTGSSREQVQYLLDDPDATAVVVENEELLEDVLEVEDGLDLDFLVSMDRLAEHGDREDVYTLADLYERGEETFELEAYESWVDDPDLDDLASLIYTSGTTGEPKGVQLTHRNFRSNVNQIRARYGPRPDKDEELPVIDTDTQTVSYLPLAHVFERTAGHFVMFASGGCVAYAENPDTLQEDFAAVGPNTATSVPRVYEKIYDAVREQASESSTKQRIFEWAVEVGREYQEADSPGAVLRAKQAIADRLVFAQVREALGGNIELLISGGGSLSAELCTLYHAMGLPIYEGYGLTETAPVVTVNPPEEPKIGTIGPAVVDVELEIDGSVVHQDAFDDPGEVGELLVRGPNVSDGYWNRPRATDRAFTEEGWFRTGDIVHLRPDGYVEFRERLKQILVLSTGKNVAPAPIEDAFAASEVVEQSMVVGDGRKFVGALLVPNVDHLESWAEAEGIDLPGDPEALCADERVVEYIGEEVDRINEDFERHETIKEFRLVPQEFTEENEMLTPTMKKKRRVIMDRFEDRVEEMYAE; translated from the coding sequence ATGGACTGGCGCGAGGCCGAACGGGAGTACACGGACGAAGTCATCGGGGAGACGACACTCGGCCGGCTGTTCGAGGATGCGGCCGACCGTCACGTGAACGAGCCGGCCCAGCGGTACAAAGGTGGGATCTACGATCGGTCGCTCACCGAGTCGATCCTTCCGGCAGCCCCCGCCGGGGAGTTTCACGCCGTCTCCTACGGCGAGATGCGCGACGTCGTCCGCAAACTCGCGGCCGGCTTTCGCGACCTCGGACTCGAGACGGGTGACCGGGTCGGCATCTACGCCAACACGCGGATGGAGTGGGCCCAGACCGACTTCGCGCTGCTCGCGGCGGGCGGGATCGTCACGACCGTCTACACCGGCTCCTCCCGCGAGCAGGTCCAGTACCTCCTCGACGATCCGGACGCGACCGCCGTCGTCGTCGAGAACGAGGAACTGCTCGAGGACGTCCTCGAGGTAGAAGACGGCCTCGACCTCGACTTCCTCGTCTCGATGGACCGACTCGCCGAGCACGGTGACCGCGAGGACGTCTACACGCTCGCGGACCTCTACGAACGCGGCGAGGAGACGTTCGAGCTGGAGGCCTACGAGTCGTGGGTCGACGACCCCGACCTCGACGATCTGGCGAGTCTGATCTACACGAGTGGGACGACCGGCGAGCCCAAGGGCGTACAGCTGACTCACCGGAACTTCCGGTCGAACGTCAACCAGATCAGAGCGCGGTACGGCCCGCGGCCGGACAAAGACGAGGAGCTGCCGGTCATCGACACCGACACGCAGACGGTGTCGTACCTGCCGCTGGCACACGTCTTCGAGCGAACGGCGGGGCATTTCGTCATGTTCGCGAGCGGCGGGTGTGTCGCCTACGCCGAGAATCCCGACACGCTCCAGGAGGACTTCGCCGCGGTCGGTCCGAATACGGCGACGAGCGTCCCCCGGGTGTACGAGAAGATCTACGACGCGGTCCGCGAGCAGGCCAGCGAGTCGTCGACGAAACAGCGCATCTTCGAGTGGGCCGTCGAGGTCGGCCGCGAGTACCAGGAAGCCGACTCGCCCGGGGCGGTCCTGCGGGCGAAACAGGCGATCGCCGATCGACTCGTCTTCGCGCAGGTTCGCGAGGCCCTCGGCGGCAACATCGAACTCCTGATCAGCGGCGGCGGGAGCCTCTCGGCCGAGCTCTGCACGCTCTACCACGCGATGGGACTGCCGATCTACGAGGGCTACGGCCTCACCGAGACCGCCCCCGTCGTCACCGTGAACCCGCCGGAGGAGCCGAAGATCGGGACGATCGGTCCCGCCGTCGTCGACGTCGAACTCGAGATCGACGGGTCGGTCGTCCACCAGGACGCCTTCGACGACCCCGGCGAGGTCGGCGAGTTGCTCGTCCGCGGCCCGAACGTGAGCGACGGCTACTGGAACCGCCCGCGGGCGACCGACCGGGCGTTCACGGAGGAGGGATGGTTCCGAACCGGCGACATCGTCCACCTGCGTCCGGACGGCTACGTCGAGTTCCGCGAGCGACTGAAACAGATCCTCGTGCTCTCGACGGGCAAGAACGTCGCCCCCGCCCCCATCGAGGACGCCTTCGCCGCCAGCGAGGTCGTCGAGCAGTCGATGGTCGTCGGCGACGGCCGGAAGTTCGTGGGCGCGCTGCTCGTCCCCAACGTCGACCACCTCGAGTCGTGGGCCGAAGCCGAGGGGATCGACCTCCCGGGCGATCCCGAGGCGCTCTGTGCGGACGAGCGCGTCGTCGAGTACATCGGCGAAGAAGTCGACCGGATCAACGAGGACTTCGAGCGACACGAGACGATCAAGGAGTTCCGTCTCGTCCCCCAGGAGTTCACCGAGGAAAACGAGATGCTCACCCCCACGATGAAGAAGAAACGCCGGGTGATCATGGACCGCTTCGAGGACCGGGTCGAGGAGATGTACGCCGAGTGA
- a CDS encoding MBL fold metallo-hydrolase → MDQGDVREVTEGDCTDLFYVDVGLFGTSGYGAVYLIDDDRPAIVDTGLGTNYEYVLEALDEVGIGRDGLEVIAVTHIHLDHAGGAGLIADACPNAEVYVPAVGARHLYDPERLVEGTKAAVGDQWEYYTEPEPLPEERTVEYEDGDVIDLGTQELRVHAAPGHAPHHFVFEEPANDVVFVADAAGLWVPGREVIMETSPPSQFNFDGCLEDLETLKAIDPDVFCYPHFGPRYVGDEAEDALEEYGRVLTEWVEVVEEKREELGDDEAVVEHFADRPKMVEEWGERKAREERKMNTRGVLGYLDWRDSR, encoded by the coding sequence ATGGATCAAGGTGACGTTCGCGAAGTCACGGAAGGCGACTGTACCGACCTCTTCTACGTCGACGTCGGGCTGTTCGGCACGAGCGGCTACGGCGCGGTCTACCTCATCGACGACGACCGACCGGCCATCGTCGATACGGGGCTGGGAACCAACTACGAGTACGTCCTCGAGGCCCTCGATGAGGTCGGCATCGGCCGCGACGGCCTCGAGGTGATCGCCGTCACGCACATCCACCTCGATCACGCGGGCGGGGCGGGGCTGATCGCCGACGCCTGTCCGAACGCGGAGGTGTACGTCCCGGCGGTGGGGGCCCGGCACCTCTACGACCCCGAGCGGCTGGTCGAGGGGACGAAGGCGGCCGTGGGTGACCAGTGGGAGTACTACACGGAGCCCGAACCCCTGCCCGAGGAGCGCACGGTAGAGTACGAGGACGGCGACGTGATCGACCTCGGGACCCAGGAGCTGCGCGTCCACGCCGCCCCCGGCCACGCCCCCCACCACTTCGTCTTCGAGGAGCCCGCAAACGACGTGGTCTTCGTCGCCGACGCCGCCGGCCTGTGGGTCCCCGGACGCGAGGTGATCATGGAGACGTCGCCGCCCTCGCAGTTCAATTTCGACGGCTGCCTCGAGGACCTCGAGACGCTGAAGGCGATCGACCCGGACGTCTTCTGTTACCCGCACTTCGGCCCGCGGTACGTCGGCGACGAAGCCGAGGACGCACTCGAGGAGTACGGCCGGGTGCTCACCGAGTGGGTCGAGGTCGTCGAGGAAAAACGCGAGGAACTCGGGGACGACGAGGCGGTGGTCGAGCACTTCGCCGATCGGCCGAAGATGGTCGAGGAGTGGGGCGAGCGCAAGGCGCGCGAGGAGCGGAAGATGAACACCCGCGGCGTGCTGGGCTACCTCGACTGGCGCGACTCCCGGTAG
- a CDS encoding AMP-dependent synthetase/ligase — protein MDWKESERAFDNEVIELDTLGRLFEESAERNVDQPAQQYKGGIYDRTLAGTAFDPAPPGEYATLTYGEMRDIVRNLAAGFRDLGVDAGERVAIFADTRMEWAQCDFALLAAGAVVTTVYESSSPAQVAYLLEDPGAIGVVAQGEDHAKRVLEAADSLELRFVVVMDEVSSEYADREDVYTLAEVYERGQETFELEAYESWVDEPDLDDLASLIYTSGTTGDPKGVQLTHRNFRANVNQVYRRYGPRPGKPEGAPSIDGDTQTVSYLPLAHVFERTAGHFLMFASGACVAYAESADTLKEDFGLVGPTTATSVPRVYEKIYDAIREQASESDVKRRIFEWATAVSREYHESTNPGTVLKLKMSLADKLVFGKVKSALGGNVEFLVSGGGTLSADLCTLYHGMGLPIYEGYGLTETSPVVTTNPPEEPKIGTIGVPVEGCEVTVDKSVVPEETTDGTLGEVGELLVRGPNVTEGYWNKPEKTAGAFTEEGWFRTGDIVTIRPDDYLVFHERAKQILVLSTGKNVAPAPIEDAFADSQIVEQCMVIGDGEKFVAALMVPNFEYLTAVVDVDDHERLVDNEEVQALVQAEVDTVNEGFEPHERIKEFQLVPQEFTEENEMLTPTMKKKRRVILEKFAEEVADIYPERSTDEPQAGTVD, from the coding sequence ATGGACTGGAAAGAGTCAGAACGGGCGTTCGACAACGAGGTGATCGAGCTCGACACGCTCGGGAGACTGTTCGAGGAGAGCGCCGAACGGAACGTCGACCAGCCAGCCCAGCAGTACAAGGGTGGGATCTACGACCGGACGCTCGCGGGGACGGCGTTCGACCCGGCACCCCCGGGCGAGTACGCGACGCTGACCTACGGCGAGATGCGCGATATCGTCCGTAACCTCGCGGCCGGCTTTCGTGACCTCGGCGTCGACGCCGGCGAGCGCGTCGCGATCTTCGCGGACACCCGCATGGAGTGGGCCCAGTGTGACTTCGCGTTGCTCGCCGCGGGCGCGGTCGTCACCACAGTGTACGAAAGTTCCTCGCCCGCGCAGGTGGCGTACCTCCTTGAGGACCCGGGTGCGATCGGCGTCGTCGCCCAGGGTGAGGATCACGCAAAGCGCGTGCTCGAAGCCGCAGACTCACTCGAGTTGCGATTCGTCGTCGTGATGGACGAGGTTTCCTCCGAGTACGCCGACCGCGAGGACGTCTACACGCTCGCAGAGGTCTACGAACGCGGGCAGGAGACGTTCGAGCTGGAGGCGTACGAGTCGTGGGTCGACGAACCCGACCTCGACGACCTGGCGAGCCTGATCTACACGAGCGGGACCACCGGCGACCCCAAGGGCGTGCAGCTGACCCACCGGAACTTCCGGGCGAACGTCAACCAGGTGTATCGACGCTACGGTCCCCGGCCGGGGAAGCCAGAGGGGGCACCGTCGATCGACGGCGACACGCAGACGGTGTCGTACCTGCCGCTGGCGCACGTCTTCGAGCGGACGGCGGGACACTTCCTCATGTTCGCAAGCGGCGCCTGCGTCGCCTACGCCGAGAGCGCTGACACCCTGAAGGAGGACTTCGGCCTCGTCGGGCCGACGACCGCGACGAGCGTCCCCCGGGTGTACGAGAAGATCTACGATGCGATCCGCGAGCAGGCGAGTGAGTCGGACGTGAAGCGTCGGATCTTCGAATGGGCGACTGCGGTCAGCAGGGAGTACCACGAGTCGACCAATCCGGGGACGGTCCTCAAGCTGAAGATGAGTCTCGCGGACAAACTGGTGTTCGGCAAGGTCAAGTCGGCGCTCGGGGGCAACGTCGAGTTTCTCGTCAGCGGCGGCGGGACGCTCTCGGCCGACCTCTGTACGCTCTATCACGGCATGGGGCTGCCGATCTACGAGGGCTACGGCCTCACCGAGACGTCCCCCGTAGTGACGACCAACCCGCCCGAGGAGCCGAAGATCGGCACGATCGGCGTCCCCGTCGAGGGCTGTGAGGTGACAGTCGACAAGTCCGTCGTCCCGGAGGAGACGACCGACGGAACTCTCGGGGAGGTCGGGGAACTGCTCGTGCGGGGCCCGAACGTGACCGAGGGCTACTGGAACAAACCCGAGAAGACCGCGGGGGCGTTCACCGAGGAAGGATGGTTCCGTACGGGCGATATCGTCACCATCCGCCCGGACGACTACCTCGTCTTCCACGAACGGGCCAAGCAGATCCTCGTGCTCTCGACGGGCAAGAACGTCGCCCCCGCTCCCATCGAGGACGCCTTCGCCGACAGCCAGATCGTCGAACAGTGCATGGTGATCGGCGACGGCGAGAAGTTCGTCGCCGCGCTCATGGTCCCCAACTTCGAGTATCTCACAGCCGTCGTCGACGTCGACGACCACGAGCGCCTCGTCGACAACGAGGAGGTTCAGGCACTCGTCCAGGCGGAAGTCGACACGGTCAACGAGGGCTTCGAACCGCACGAACGGATCAAGGAGTTCCAGCTCGTTCCGCAGGAGTTCACTGAGGAAAACGAGATGCTCACTCCCACGATGAAGAAAAAACGCCGGGTCATCCTCGAGAAGTTCGCAGAAGAGGTCGCGGACATCTACCCCGAGCGGTCGACGGACGAGCCACAGGCCGGGACGGTTGACTGA
- a CDS encoding universal stress protein: MARVVRGRFVDGIVIWTHGREGPARYLLGSTAESVVRRSAVPVTVVRGARDGGSADGDA; this comes from the coding sequence ATCGCTCGAGTCGTGCGCGGACGCTTCGTCGACGGGATCGTCATCTGGACCCACGGCCGGGAGGGGCCGGCGCGATACCTCCTCGGGAGCACCGCCGAGTCGGTCGTCAGGCGCTCGGCCGTGCCGGTAACGGTCGTTCGCGGGGCGCGAGATGGGGGGTCGGCGGACGGCGACGCATAG
- a CDS encoding transposase produces MQDAGLTQTLSFGLTIQTGSPDNLYKGCLEARRVRNEVNRLDREGWDWDDIHDTVVDNANLVKNTTQLLVQKALGEIETYHDHKDNEWGRPFPYIDETYPMRMNHNEGYALTVDDSGDVRFRVSYKPYNHVKGVLRGSPNHLERVKNALNSDSWRVGVAELVYKHDEWRVHVTVTHKTRTVASPDYAETVVGVDINEDCVALTALNRATGDVLDSVVIEYPDIKRVRHEFFTKRKRMQKVGQSAFENVVQTEEQDFVHDQLHKVSRDVTRWVSQFNEPVIVFEDLKDMRDSIDYGTRMNRRLHSLPFAALRDMVTYKAAWGGIPSDDVDPAYTSQRCPRTECLHTERANRRWKRFKCMECDFQDHADRKAAVCVAQEWFHEQNENVPSLETLPSVRKVRRTASGLCEEADSHGAVFASGVYRHGKSARDSQSQAREELKTVAPTTG; encoded by the coding sequence ATGCAAGATGCAGGACTGACCCAGACGCTTTCTTTTGGATTAACCATCCAAACGGGTAGTCCTGACAACTTGTACAAAGGGTGTCTCGAAGCCCGACGAGTTCGCAACGAAGTCAACCGCCTCGACCGTGAGGGATGGGACTGGGACGACATCCACGACACCGTAGTGGATAACGCCAACCTCGTGAAAAACACGACTCAACTCCTCGTCCAGAAAGCACTGGGTGAGATAGAGACGTACCACGACCACAAAGACAACGAGTGGGGCCGACCGTTTCCCTACATTGACGAGACGTATCCAATGCGGATGAATCACAACGAAGGATACGCCCTCACTGTAGATGATTCGGGAGATGTTCGCTTCAGAGTCAGTTACAAACCGTACAACCACGTCAAAGGCGTACTTCGCGGTAGTCCCAACCACCTCGAACGAGTCAAGAACGCTCTTAACTCTGACTCGTGGAGAGTGGGCGTAGCTGAACTCGTGTATAAACACGACGAATGGCGAGTACACGTCACAGTCACCCACAAGACACGCACCGTAGCGTCTCCAGACTACGCAGAGACAGTAGTTGGTGTGGACATTAACGAGGACTGCGTGGCACTCACCGCGCTGAATAGAGCTACTGGTGACGTACTCGATTCAGTCGTCATCGAGTACCCCGACATCAAACGAGTTCGCCACGAGTTTTTCACCAAACGGAAGCGGATGCAGAAAGTCGGACAATCCGCGTTCGAGAACGTGGTCCAAACCGAAGAACAAGACTTCGTTCACGACCAACTCCATAAAGTATCGCGCGACGTAACACGATGGGTTTCGCAATTCAACGAACCGGTAATCGTCTTTGAAGACCTCAAAGACATGCGAGACTCAATCGATTACGGCACGCGAATGAACCGGCGCTTGCACTCCTTGCCGTTCGCCGCACTCCGAGATATGGTGACGTACAAAGCCGCTTGGGGTGGAATCCCCTCAGACGATGTTGACCCGGCGTACACGAGTCAACGCTGTCCGCGAACGGAATGCTTGCACACCGAGCGAGCGAATCGGCGTTGGAAGCGGTTCAAATGTATGGAGTGCGACTTCCAAGACCACGCTGACCGGAAAGCAGCGGTTTGTGTGGCGCAAGAATGGTTCCACGAGCAGAATGAGAATGTGCCGTCTCTCGAAACCCTTCCAAGTGTTCGGAAGGTGAGACGGACGGCATCGGGCCTGTGTGAAGAGGCCGACTCTCACGGAGCAGTTTTCGCTTCGGGTGTTTACCGACACGGAAAGTCGGCGCGAGACTCGCAGAGTCAAGCGCGAGAGGAATTAAAGACCGTTGCCCCGACTACAGGGTAG